The following proteins are encoded in a genomic region of Andreesenia angusta:
- a CDS encoding TatD family hydrolase, which yields MAAKLIDSHAHLDGSQFDEDRDELIAKLSEAGVEMVINPGANMESSREIVELVKAHSIVYGAVGVHPHDTVDMVDSDIEELRTLARREKIVAIGEIGLDYYYDHSPREVQKQRFREQIALAKELDLPIIVHERDAAQDVFDIISSEADGKLRGVIHCYSGSAEMAREYIKLGFYISFAGPVTFKNAKKPKEVAAEIPLEHLLVETDSPYMAPVPYRGKRNDPSYVRYIAETIAELKGISYEQVAEQTNRNAKQLFFK from the coding sequence ATGGCGGCGAAACTCATAGACAGCCACGCCCATCTGGACGGCAGTCAGTTCGACGAGGACAGAGACGAACTTATAGCGAAGCTCTCAGAAGCTGGAGTGGAGATGGTCATAAACCCCGGGGCGAATATGGAATCTTCTAGGGAAATCGTGGAGCTTGTAAAGGCGCATAGCATAGTGTACGGAGCAGTGGGAGTTCACCCTCACGACACCGTGGACATGGTGGATTCAGATATAGAAGAGCTTAGGACGCTTGCTAGGAGAGAGAAGATAGTAGCGATAGGGGAGATAGGGCTTGACTATTACTACGACCACTCGCCAAGGGAAGTGCAGAAGCAGAGGTTCAGGGAGCAGATAGCGCTAGCAAAGGAGCTCGACCTTCCAATCATAGTCCACGAGAGAGATGCGGCCCAGGATGTGTTCGACATAATCTCAAGCGAGGCCGACGGGAAGCTCAGAGGTGTAATACACTGTTACTCGGGAAGCGCAGAGATGGCAAGAGAGTATATAAAGCTGGGCTTCTATATATCATTTGCAGGACCGGTGACTTTCAAAAACGCCAAGAAGCCTAAAGAAGTGGCGGCGGAAATTCCGCTTGAGCATCTGCTCGTAGAGACGGATTCACCTTATATGGCGCCGGTGCCATACAGGGGAAAGCGAAACGACCCTTCATATGTAAGGTATATAGCGGAGACTATAGCAGAGCTAAAAGGCATCAGCTACGAGCAAGTGGCAGAGCAGACAAATAGGAATGCAAAGCAGTTGTTTTTCAAGTGA